One region of Paralichthys olivaceus isolate ysfri-2021 chromosome 12, ASM2471397v2, whole genome shotgun sequence genomic DNA includes:
- the LOC138412344 gene encoding histone H3, whose amino-acid sequence MARTKQTARKSTGGKAPRKQLATKAARKSAPATGGVKKPHRYRPGTVALREIRRYQKSTELLIRKLPFQRLVREIAQDFKTDLRFQSSAVMALQEASEAYLVGLFEDTNLCAIHAKRVTIMPKDIQLARRIRGERA is encoded by the coding sequence atGGCAAGAACCAAGCAGACCGCTCGTAAATCCACCGGAGGCAAAGCccccaggaagcagctggccaCCAAGGCTGCGCGTAAAAGCGCCCCGGCCACCGGCGGCGTGAAGAAGCCTCACCGTTACAGGCCCGGTACCGTGGCTCTGAGAGAGATCCGTCGCTACCAGAAATCGACGGAGCTGCTGATCCGCAAGCTGCCCTTCCAGCGCCTGGTCAGAGAAATCGCTCAGGATTTCAAGACCGACCTGCGCTTCCAGAGCTCCGCTGtcatggctctgcaggaggccagcgaggcttacctggtcggcctgttcgaggacaccaacctgtgcgccatccacgccaagagggtgaccatcatgcccaaggacatccagctggcccgccgcatccgcggagagagagcttaa
- the LOC138412367 gene encoding histone H2A, whose protein sequence is MSGRGKTGGKARAKAKTRSSRAGLQFPVGRVHRLLRKGNYAQRVGAGAPVYLAAVLEYLTAEILELAGNAARDNKKTRIIPRHLQLAVRNDEELNKLLGGVTIAQGGVLPNIQAVLLPKKTEKAAKSK, encoded by the coding sequence ATGTCCGGAAGAGGCAAAACAGGCGGAAAGGCAAGAGCGAAGGCAAAGACCCGCTCGTCCCGCGCTGGGCTCCAGTTCCCCGTCGGTCGTGTTCACAGGCTGCTGCGTAAAGGCAACTATGCTCAGCGCGTCGGTGCCGGCGCCCCCGTCTACCTGGCGGCTGTGCTGGAGTACCTGACCGCCgagatcctggagctggctggaaaCGCCGCCCGCGACAACAAGAAGACCCGTATCATCCCccgccacctgcagctggccgtccgcaacgacgaggagctcaacaaactcctgggcggagtgaccatcgctcagggcggcgtgctgcccaacatccaggctgttctgttgcccaagaagaccgagaaggccgccaagtccaagtaa
- the LOC138412364 gene encoding histone H1-like yields MAEVPPAPAAVPAKAAKKKVVKPKKVGPSVREIIIEAVSASKERSGVSAAALKKALAAGGYDVEKNKSRVNTAIKGLVIKGTLVQTKGTGASGSFKINKKVEPKVKKPVKKAAPKVKKPAAKKPLAAKKAKAAAAKKPAAAKKSPKKVTKPAAAKKAAKSPKKVAKSPKKVAVKSPKKVAKKAPAAKKAPAKKAAKPKVKKTAAKKK; encoded by the coding sequence atggcagaagtccctccagctccagccgcCGTCCCGGCCAAAGCGGCCAAGAAGAAGGTTGTGAAACCGAAGAAGGTCGGCCCCAGCGTCAGGGAGATCATCATCGAAGCTGTGTCCGCGTCCAAGGAGCGGAGCGGCGTGTCAGCGGCCGCCCTCAAGAAGGCTCTGGCTGCCGGAGGCTACgatgtggagaagaacaagTCCCGCGTCAACACCGCCATCAAGGGCCTGGTGATCAAGGGGACTCTGGTCCAGACCAAGGGAACCGGGGCCTCCGGCTCGTTCAAGATCAACAAGAAGGTGGAGCCCAAGGTGAAGAAGCCGGTCAAGAAGGCTGCTCCCAAAGTGAAGAAACCCGCCGCCAAGAAACCCCTAGCGGCCAAAAAGGCCAAAGCAGCGGCAGCCAAGAAGCCAGCAGCCGCTAAAAAGTCCCCGAAGAAGGTGACGAAACCAGCAGCGGCCAAGAAAGCAGccaagagccccaagaaggtggcgaaGAGCCCTAAGAAGGTGGCAgtcaagagccccaagaaggtggcgaaaaaggctcctgcagccaagaaagCCCCCGCGAAGAAGGCTGCCAAAcccaaagtgaagaagacagcagccaagaagaagtga
- the LOC138412385 gene encoding histone H2B, with protein sequence MPEPAKSAPKKGSKKAVTKAPGKGGKKRRKSRKESYAIYVYKVLKQVHPDTGISSKAMGIMNSFVSDIFERIAGEASRLAHYNKRSTITSREIQTAVRLLLPGELAKHAVSEGTKAVTKYTSSK encoded by the coding sequence ATGCCTGAACCAGCGAAGTCCGCGCCCAAGAAGGGCTCCAAGAAAGCGGTGACGAAGGCCCCCGGTAAGggcggaaagaagaggagaaagagcaggaaggagagctacgccatctacgtgtacaaggtgctgaagcaggtccaccccgacactgggatctcctccaaggccatgggcatcatgaactccttcgtgagcgacatcttcgagcgcatcgccggtgaggcctctcgtctggctcattacaacaagcgctccaccatcacctccagggagattcagaccgccgtccgcctgctgctgcccggtgagctggctaaacacgccgtgtctgagggcaccaaggccgtgaccaagtacaccagctccaagtaa